Proteins from a genomic interval of Polaribacter sejongensis:
- a CDS encoding glycoside hydrolase family 2 TIM barrel-domain containing protein: MKYIFLPIILLFFTLNSCDNKTDKVAVLKNEQGMKLVVNGEAFIINGMNWDYFPIGTNFAYSLWEQPEAFIKTALDSEMTLLKDMGVNTIRVYTGIQPEWITYIYENYGIYTMLNHSFGRYGVAINGNWESETDYRNADAQQSLLKEVGEMAATYKNTPGLLLFLLGNENNFGLFWAGSETEDFPEGETEKKEIGELRGRAMYRLMNEAAIQMKKIAINHPVAICNGDDLYIDIIAEECKDVDIYGTNMYRGKSFGDAFDNVKNTLNMPILFTEFGADAFNSITQKEDQKMQAYYMVENWKEIYENVAGLGKAENAIGGFTFQFSDGWWKDGQTTGLNIHDNHASWSNAGYAIDYEKGANNMNEEWFGICAKGLTDKNGFYTLSPRAAYFALQKAHELNPYAKGMTTDLISEHFKEIKF, from the coding sequence CAAGACAGATAAAGTTGCTGTTTTAAAGAATGAACAAGGAATGAAATTAGTTGTAAATGGAGAAGCTTTTATAATTAATGGAATGAATTGGGATTATTTTCCTATTGGAACAAATTTCGCTTATAGTTTGTGGGAGCAACCAGAAGCGTTTATAAAAACGGCATTAGATTCAGAAATGACTTTGTTGAAAGACATGGGCGTTAATACTATTCGTGTCTATACAGGAATTCAGCCAGAATGGATTACGTATATCTATGAAAATTATGGCATTTATACCATGTTAAACCACTCTTTTGGTAGATACGGAGTTGCTATAAATGGTAACTGGGAATCAGAAACAGATTACAGAAATGCAGATGCACAACAGAGCTTATTAAAAGAAGTTGGTGAAATGGCAGCTACTTACAAAAACACTCCTGGATTATTATTATTCCTTTTGGGTAACGAAAATAACTTCGGACTTTTTTGGGCAGGATCGGAAACAGAAGATTTTCCTGAAGGCGAAACCGAAAAGAAAGAAATAGGAGAGTTAAGAGGTAGGGCAATGTATAGATTGATGAACGAGGCGGCAATTCAAATGAAAAAGATAGCTATAAATCACCCAGTTGCTATTTGTAATGGAGACGATTTATATATAGATATTATTGCAGAAGAATGTAAAGACGTAGATATTTATGGAACAAATATGTATCGAGGAAAATCTTTTGGAGACGCTTTTGATAACGTGAAAAATACATTGAATATGCCCATATTATTCACAGAATTTGGAGCAGATGCTTTTAACTCAATTACCCAGAAAGAAGATCAAAAAATGCAAGCCTATTATATGGTAGAAAATTGGAAAGAGATTTATGAAAATGTGGCGGGTTTAGGAAAAGCAGAAAATGCTATTGGAGGTTTTACTTTTCAATTTAGTGATGGCTGGTGGAAAGATGGCCAAACTACAGGCTTAAATATTCATGATAATCATGCTTCTTGGTCTAATGCAGGCTATGCAATAGATTATGAAAAAGGAGCAAATAACATGAATGAAGAATGGTTTGGTATCTGTGCAAAAGGATTAACAGATAAAAATGGTTTTTACACATTATCACCTAGGGCAGCTTATTTTGCTTTACAAAAAGCACATGAATTAAATCCATATGCAAAAGGAATGACAACCGATTTGATTTCGGAGCATTTTAAAGAAATAAAATTTTAA
- a CDS encoding glycoside hydrolase family 30 protein, with the protein MKNYTGKMNMQSDILNIGGLWFLFISIIFVSCSPKSAYENYVSDVYQTSQAGDNLKLLSSDEVKTPATEVKKVTLQLFPNEEYQKYYGFGASFTESSAWNLATIPVDARKKVLAKLFSPTEGAGFTLTRTHINSSDYSNNHYTYVEEGDEDLSTFSIHEDMKGFSGEENDQVRGIELIDPNYDLIPMILEAASIPGADFKIIASPWSPPSWMKSGETSKMTNGSLLPEYYGLWAEYMSKYVTAYKEQGITLWGLTPQNEPLHAHDAQWDSNGFTPEQGRDFLRDHLGPQLVKDGHLNLDDLDAGLHVLIYDHNKSTMNDYVAKTYEDPEASKYAWGTAFHWYTNSELKENNWYAKELAELQKNWPNKGMIHTESSIDIDANDPIGQYWRSSTDYAGTFVPFETYANDIITDLNHGTQGYIEWCSILSNKGQPNPYDNFNSAPVLINPVTDEVIYTPLYYLLSHFSKFIRPDAHRIGVKGEAVDGVIYTAAKNTDGSIAVVVFNQNEKAHEVSIVLETKTFTTKIAPRAVQTIHLRNK; encoded by the coding sequence ATGAAAAATTATACTGGAAAAATGAATATGCAATCTGATATTCTAAATATTGGAGGGTTATGGTTTTTATTTATATCCATAATTTTTGTTAGCTGCTCACCAAAAAGTGCTTATGAAAATTATGTGTCAGATGTTTATCAAACATCACAAGCTGGTGACAACCTTAAATTACTATCAAGTGATGAAGTTAAAACACCTGCTACAGAAGTAAAAAAAGTAACATTACAGCTTTTTCCTAATGAAGAATATCAAAAGTATTATGGTTTTGGTGCTTCTTTTACTGAATCTTCAGCATGGAATTTAGCTACCATACCAGTCGATGCTCGTAAAAAAGTTTTAGCCAAACTTTTTAGTCCAACAGAAGGTGCTGGATTTACGCTTACACGAACGCACATTAACAGTAGTGATTATTCAAACAATCATTACACTTACGTAGAAGAGGGAGATGAAGATCTTTCAACTTTTAGTATCCATGAAGATATGAAAGGATTTTCTGGAGAGGAAAACGATCAGGTTCGTGGCATTGAACTTATAGATCCAAATTATGATCTTATTCCAATGATTTTAGAAGCAGCTAGTATTCCTGGTGCAGATTTTAAGATTATTGCTTCGCCTTGGAGTCCTCCATCTTGGATGAAATCAGGAGAAACTTCTAAAATGACTAATGGTAGTTTACTACCGGAATATTATGGCCTTTGGGCTGAATATATGTCTAAATATGTAACTGCATATAAAGAACAAGGTATTACTCTTTGGGGGCTTACGCCACAGAATGAACCATTACATGCGCATGATGCACAATGGGATAGTAATGGATTTACGCCAGAACAAGGGAGAGACTTTTTGAGAGATCATTTGGGGCCTCAATTGGTTAAAGATGGTCATCTTAATCTTGATGATTTAGATGCTGGATTGCACGTATTGATTTATGACCATAATAAGTCTACAATGAATGACTATGTTGCAAAAACGTATGAAGATCCAGAAGCATCTAAATATGCTTGGGGAACTGCTTTTCATTGGTATACAAATTCAGAGTTAAAAGAGAATAATTGGTATGCAAAAGAATTAGCAGAATTACAGAAGAATTGGCCAAACAAAGGGATGATTCATACCGAATCTAGTATAGATATTGATGCCAATGATCCAATTGGTCAATATTGGAGATCAAGTACAGATTATGCAGGTACTTTTGTGCCTTTCGAAACGTATGCAAACGATATTATAACAGATTTAAACCACGGAACTCAAGGATATATTGAGTGGTGTAGCATTCTTAGTAATAAAGGACAACCAAATCCTTACGATAATTTTAATAGCGCACCAGTACTTATCAATCCTGTTACTGACGAAGTAATTTACACGCCTTTATATTATTTATTGAGTCATTTTAGTAAGTTCATTCGCCCAGATGCACACAGAATCGGTGTAAAAGGTGAAGCAGTAGATGGGGTAATATATACAGCTGCAAAAAATACAGATGGTTCTATTGCTGTGGTTGTTTTTAACCAAAATGAAAAAGCTCATGAAGTATCGATTGTTTTAGAAACTAAGACTTTTACAACGAAAATAGCACCTAGAGCTGTTCAAACGATTCATTTACGTAATAAGTAA
- a CDS encoding glycosyl hydrolase family 17 protein, producing MNSIIKIFFAIIVLIFGVGCNSKVKLKEEQKVAITAEHILGNPEYLAISYGGYRENSRENQPTIKELKEDLKILSAMGIKVLRTYNVQPELPHAANVLEAIHQLKKDDVDFEMYVMLGAWIDCLNAWTDKEPNHDIESDQNEGEIARAVALANKYPDIVKVIAVGNEAMVKWAASYFVQPNVILKWVNHLQDLKKNGALSKDVWITSSDDFASWGGGDPVYHTKDLEDLIKAVDYVSMHTYAYHNTHYNSEFWKVPEIEENLSDKEKVDSAMLRAFTFAKKQYSDVVNYVKSIDTTKTIHIGETGWATISSGHYGVNGSRATDEYKQGLYYQQLRDWTHKEGISCFYFEAFDEQWKDANNANGSENHFGLINLKGQAKYPLWSLVDKGVFKGLTRNRKEITKTYNGNKEALMNDVLVPNTEYKR from the coding sequence ATGAATTCAATTATTAAAATTTTCTTTGCAATTATTGTGTTGATTTTTGGTGTTGGTTGTAATTCTAAAGTGAAGTTAAAAGAAGAGCAAAAGGTAGCAATAACAGCAGAACATATTTTAGGAAATCCAGAGTATTTAGCCATTTCTTATGGAGGATATCGAGAGAATTCAAGAGAAAATCAGCCTACAATTAAAGAGTTGAAAGAAGATTTAAAAATTCTTTCGGCAATGGGTATTAAGGTTTTAAGAACTTACAATGTTCAACCAGAATTACCACATGCAGCGAATGTTTTAGAAGCCATTCATCAACTTAAAAAAGATGATGTAGATTTTGAAATGTATGTAATGTTGGGGGCTTGGATAGATTGTTTAAATGCTTGGACGGACAAAGAACCAAATCATGATATTGAAAGTGATCAAAATGAAGGGGAAATTGCAAGAGCAGTAGCGTTGGCAAACAAATATCCAGACATTGTAAAAGTAATTGCAGTAGGTAATGAAGCTATGGTAAAATGGGCTGCAAGTTATTTTGTGCAACCCAATGTAATTTTAAAATGGGTAAATCATTTACAAGATTTAAAGAAAAACGGCGCATTGTCTAAAGATGTTTGGATTACAAGTTCAGATGATTTTGCTTCTTGGGGAGGCGGAGATCCTGTTTATCATACCAAAGACTTAGAAGATTTAATTAAAGCGGTCGATTATGTTTCTATGCACACGTATGCATACCATAATACACATTACAATTCTGAATTTTGGAAAGTTCCTGAAATTGAAGAAAATTTATCAGACAAAGAAAAGGTCGACAGTGCCATGTTGCGTGCTTTTACGTTTGCTAAAAAACAATATAGTGATGTTGTAAATTATGTAAAAAGTATAGATACTACCAAAACGATTCATATTGGCGAAACTGGTTGGGCAACTATTTCTAGCGGACATTATGGCGTAAATGGTTCTAGAGCTACAGATGAATATAAGCAAGGTTTGTATTATCAACAATTAAGAGATTGGACGCATAAAGAAGGAATTTCTTGTTTCTATTTTGAGGCTTTTGATGAACAATGGAAAGATGCAAACAATGCTAATGGATCAGAAAATCACTTTGGATTGATCAACTTAAAAGGACAAGCTAAATATCCGCTTTGGAGTTTGGTAGATAAAGGTGTTTTTAAAGGTTTAACAAGAAACAGGAAAGAAATAACAAAAACATATAATGGAAATAAAGAGGCATTAATGAATGATGTTTTGGTTCCGAACACAGAATATAAAAGATAA
- a CDS encoding glycoside hydrolase family 30 protein, with translation MISCNQKEHKLSVDVYETSEAGNKLTKITDFIPAENAATITLNPDKTFQTITGFGGAFTESSAYLLNKLSQKNRDTIIQAYFSEEGANYSLTRTHMNSCDFSLSQYSYSPVAEDVNLEHFTIKDDMDDLIPMIKDAMKASKDGFKIFASPWTAAPWMKDNNKWVGGKLLPKYYDTWALFFSKYIDAYQAEGIDIWGFTVENEPHGNGDNWESMHFTPKEMTDFVEFHLGPKLEKEGYGDKIILGYDQNREGLKEWVDEMYRSESASKYFDGTAIHWYESTYEVFPEALQYAHNKAPEKYLIETEGCIDSEIPVWQDDAWYWKKEATDWGYDWREPENKYLHPKYAPVNRYARDIIGCLNNWVDGWVDWNMVLDTKGGPNWFENWCVAPVIVDPEKDEVYFTPLYYTMAHFSKYIRPEAKVIEVNNSDKELQVTAAQNTDGSIAVVVFNEGKTKKSFKISLGGKETLINIDAQALQTVMIATK, from the coding sequence ATGATTAGTTGCAACCAGAAGGAACATAAATTATCTGTAGATGTTTATGAAACTTCGGAAGCAGGAAATAAACTAACTAAAATCACTGATTTTATTCCAGCTGAAAATGCAGCTACAATTACATTAAATCCTGATAAAACCTTTCAAACCATTACTGGTTTTGGAGGTGCTTTTACAGAATCATCTGCTTATTTATTAAATAAATTAAGTCAGAAAAATAGAGATACTATTATTCAAGCGTATTTCTCAGAAGAAGGCGCAAATTATTCGTTAACAAGAACCCACATGAATTCTTGTGATTTTTCTTTAAGTCAGTATTCATATTCTCCGGTAGCAGAGGATGTGAATTTAGAACACTTTACAATAAAAGATGATATGGATGATTTAATTCCGATGATAAAAGATGCCATGAAAGCGTCTAAAGACGGATTTAAAATATTTGCATCACCTTGGACAGCAGCTCCGTGGATGAAAGATAATAACAAATGGGTTGGAGGGAAATTATTACCAAAATATTATGATACTTGGGCATTGTTCTTTTCTAAATATATAGATGCTTACCAAGCAGAAGGAATCGATATTTGGGGGTTTACAGTAGAAAATGAGCCACACGGAAATGGAGATAATTGGGAGAGTATGCACTTTACTCCAAAAGAAATGACCGATTTTGTTGAGTTCCATTTAGGTCCAAAATTAGAAAAAGAGGGTTATGGTGATAAAATTATTTTAGGCTACGATCAAAATAGAGAAGGCTTAAAAGAATGGGTAGATGAAATGTATAGAAGTGAAAGTGCCTCAAAATATTTTGATGGAACTGCAATTCATTGGTATGAAAGTACCTATGAAGTTTTCCCAGAAGCGTTACAATATGCACATAATAAAGCACCAGAAAAATACTTAATTGAAACAGAAGGATGTATCGATTCTGAAATACCTGTTTGGCAAGACGATGCTTGGTATTGGAAAAAAGAAGCAACAGATTGGGGATATGACTGGAGAGAACCAGAAAATAAATATTTACACCCTAAATATGCTCCTGTAAATAGATATGCAAGAGATATTATTGGTTGTCTTAATAACTGGGTAGACGGTTGGGTAGATTGGAACATGGTTTTAGATACCAAAGGAGGGCCAAATTGGTTTGAGAATTGGTGTGTTGCTCCGGTAATTGTAGATCCAGAAAAAGATGAAGTTTATTTTACACCATTGTATTACACCATGGCACATTTTAGTAAATACATAAGACCAGAAGCAAAAGTAATTGAGGTAAACAATTCTGATAAAGAATTACAAGTTACAGCAGCTCAAAATACAGACGGTTCTATTGCTGTAGTGGTTTTTAATGAAGGGAAAACGAAGAAAAGTTTTAAAATCTCTTTAGGAGGAAAAGAAACGCTTATAAATATAGATGCACAAGCATTGCAAACAGTAATGATAGCAACTAAATAA
- a CDS encoding MFS transporter yields the protein MSYTKTSSKVPLSQKIAFGVGMLANQMFPAVIGIFIVVLVKDLGFPGWMWGVISLVPRIFDAITDPIMGYISDNTKSRWGRRRQYVFIGAIVMGISFIIMWQLFRENSLDYNFWYFLLTSFAFYLGLTIFSVPYVAMGYEMSDDFHERTSIMAVAQWIGQWAWVIAPWFWVIMYDPEWYVTADVAVRELAVWVGVVFAICAMVPAIFIKSKSTINENYASLTLKNIGGSLKEIGNNFVEAFKSKPFKKLCFATFFVFNAFNTVASFTFFIIVYYLFKGDAAAAGIWPTLFGSVGALVTTFLVIPIVAKMSKLLGKKQAFMVSQGISVVGYIMLWFLFIPGKPYMFLFALPFFSFGIGGLFTLMMSMTADVIDLDELNTGKRREGVFGAIYWWMVKFGFGIAGGLSGAILSVVGFDSAVNIQTEEALIGLRLFFSGFPIAGTLIAMYIMRNYDLSEKRAGEIRIELDKRKVH from the coding sequence ATGTCTTATACTAAAACGTCTTCTAAAGTTCCATTGAGTCAAAAAATTGCCTTTGGAGTAGGTATGCTTGCAAATCAAATGTTTCCAGCTGTAATAGGAATATTTATAGTCGTTTTGGTAAAAGATTTAGGTTTTCCAGGATGGATGTGGGGAGTTATCTCTTTAGTGCCAAGAATTTTTGATGCGATTACAGATCCTATTATGGGATATATTTCAGACAACACCAAATCTCGATGGGGTAGACGAAGACAGTATGTTTTTATTGGAGCCATTGTAATGGGGATTTCCTTTATAATTATGTGGCAATTGTTTAGAGAAAACTCGCTCGATTATAATTTTTGGTATTTCTTATTAACCTCTTTTGCATTTTATTTAGGTCTTACCATTTTTAGTGTTCCTTATGTAGCTATGGGCTATGAAATGAGCGACGATTTTCATGAGAGAACAAGTATCATGGCAGTAGCACAATGGATTGGTCAATGGGCTTGGGTAATTGCGCCTTGGTTTTGGGTTATTATGTACGATCCAGAATGGTATGTTACAGCAGATGTTGCGGTAAGAGAATTGGCTGTTTGGGTAGGCGTTGTTTTTGCAATTTGTGCAATGGTACCTGCTATTTTTATCAAAAGTAAGTCTACCATAAATGAAAATTATGCTTCTTTAACATTAAAAAATATTGGAGGAAGTTTAAAAGAAATAGGAAATAACTTTGTAGAAGCTTTTAAATCTAAACCTTTTAAGAAACTATGTTTTGCTACTTTCTTTGTTTTTAATGCATTTAATACCGTAGCAAGTTTTACTTTTTTTATTATTGTGTACTATCTTTTTAAAGGAGATGCTGCTGCCGCAGGAATTTGGCCAACGCTATTTGGAAGTGTTGGGGCTTTGGTAACTACTTTTTTAGTGATTCCTATTGTGGCTAAAATGTCTAAATTATTAGGTAAAAAACAAGCCTTTATGGTGTCTCAAGGGATTTCTGTAGTTGGTTATATTATGTTATGGTTTTTGTTTATTCCTGGTAAACCCTATATGTTTCTTTTTGCATTGCCTTTCTTTTCTTTTGGTATTGGAGGTTTATTTACTTTAATGATGTCTATGACAGCAGATGTAATTGATTTAGATGAATTAAATACAGGTAAACGTAGAGAAGGTGTTTTTGGAGCTATTTACTGGTGGATGGTGAAGTTTGGGTTCGGAATTGCAGGAGGTTTAAGTGGTGCAATTTTATCTGTTGTAGGGTTTGATTCTGCAGTTAATATTCAGACAGAAGAGGCACTTATTGGATTAAGGTTATTCTTTTCAGGGTTTCCTATAGCAGGAACTCTTATTGCAATGTACATCATGAGAAATTATGACCTTTCTGAGAAACGTGCTGGAGAAATTAGAATAGAATTAGACAAACGTAAGGTACACTAA
- a CDS encoding T9SS type A sorting domain-containing protein produces the protein MKKITLLLAFLITSIGFSQQQEYHLDFEEGTPSGLASNWYTFDNEPAPAEIVDNPNLNGVNATTSKVMKIVMGPSNAFYAGVNNKWEDSKFGTWKIDMSVASNLTLTMDVHKNYVGTVGIKMGTNSAGTSFQITDQNVGNLVVNEWQTLTFDLSGINPNGDLSNISQMVVFVDWTQDMADRAEGNTIYIDNIKFNAEKLTDAPAAPVAGTASLPLDFESEITWSDFDGGVVSTVTNPYNNADNTSEKVGKMVKFEGKTWGGSALTLSSAMDFANNDTFTMKVYSPRVGAKVLLKVENSGDAGINYSKEVLTTIANGWETLTFDYAAISKTASYKKLVIIFDNDIMGDGSENYTFYIDDISLSSSGVVIPKVALPLDFESATTWGDFDGGAVTTETNPHSNADNTSANVGKMVKSAGQPWGGSSLNMSAAMDFANNDMFTMKVFSPRVGAKVLLKVEDSGNGAIFFEKEVATTMANTWETLTFDYTSINKANTYDKLVIIFDNGTEGDGSANFTFYIDDVVLFNSATAGVNDNALSNVSMFPNPTSNRLNITAQNIIKSAAIYNLLGKQVMSLEINKNNESIDVSNLSSGIYLIKCSINSVFATAKFIKE, from the coding sequence ATGAAAAAAATTACTTTACTACTAGCCTTTTTAATTACTTCAATAGGCTTTTCACAACAACAAGAATATCATTTAGATTTTGAAGAAGGTACTCCGTCAGGATTAGCATCTAATTGGTATACCTTTGATAACGAACCAGCTCCAGCAGAAATAGTAGACAATCCAAATTTAAATGGTGTAAACGCTACGACTTCTAAAGTAATGAAAATTGTTATGGGACCTAGTAATGCTTTTTATGCAGGTGTTAATAATAAATGGGAAGACTCTAAATTTGGTACTTGGAAAATTGATATGAGTGTTGCAAGTAACTTAACCTTAACTATGGATGTACATAAAAATTACGTAGGTACTGTAGGTATTAAAATGGGAACAAATAGTGCAGGAACTTCATTTCAAATTACAGACCAAAATGTTGGTAATTTAGTTGTTAATGAATGGCAAACATTAACATTCGATCTTTCTGGTATAAATCCTAATGGAGATTTATCAAATATTAGTCAAATGGTTGTTTTTGTAGATTGGACGCAAGATATGGCGGATAGAGCAGAAGGTAACACCATTTATATTGATAATATAAAATTTAATGCAGAAAAATTAACAGATGCACCAGCAGCTCCTGTTGCAGGTACTGCTTCGTTACCATTAGATTTTGAAAGCGAAATAACTTGGTCAGATTTTGATGGAGGAGTTGTATCAACAGTAACAAACCCTTATAACAATGCAGATAATACTTCAGAAAAAGTTGGTAAGATGGTGAAATTTGAAGGTAAAACTTGGGGAGGAAGTGCGTTAACCTTAAGTTCTGCAATGGATTTTGCTAATAATGATACTTTTACAATGAAAGTATATTCACCAAGAGTAGGAGCAAAAGTATTATTAAAAGTAGAAAATTCTGGAGATGCAGGAATTAATTATAGTAAAGAAGTTCTAACAACAATTGCAAATGGATGGGAAACTTTAACTTTTGATTATGCAGCAATAAGTAAAACGGCATCTTATAAAAAATTAGTTATTATTTTTGACAATGACATAATGGGAGATGGAAGCGAAAATTATACTTTTTATATAGATGATATTTCGTTGTCTTCTTCAGGTGTTGTAATACCTAAAGTAGCTTTACCTCTAGATTTTGAGAGCGCAACGACATGGGGAGATTTTGATGGAGGAGCTGTAACAACAGAAACAAATCCTCATAGTAATGCAGACAATACTTCTGCAAATGTTGGTAAAATGGTTAAAAGTGCAGGTCAACCATGGGGAGGAAGTTCTCTTAATATGAGTGCTGCAATGGATTTTGCAAATAACGACATGTTTACAATGAAAGTTTTTTCTCCAAGAGTAGGAGCAAAAGTTTTATTAAAAGTAGAAGATTCAGGAAATGGGGCAATTTTTTTCGAAAAAGAAGTAGCAACAACGATGGCGAATACTTGGGAAACTTTAACTTTTGATTATACGTCAATTAATAAAGCGAATACCTATGATAAATTGGTTATAATTTTTGATAATGGAACAGAAGGTGATGGTTCTGCAAATTTTACTTTTTATATTGATGATGTTGTTTTATTTAATTCTGCAACAGCAGGTGTAAATGATAATGCTTTGTCAAACGTTTCTATGTTTCCTAACCCTACTTCAAATAGATTAAATATTACTGCTCAAAACATAATTAAAAGTGCAGCGATCTATAATTTATTAGGGAAGCAAGTAATGAGTTTGGAAATCAATAAAAATAACGAATCTATTGATGTTTCTAATTTATCCTCTGGAATTTACTTAATTAAGTGTTCTATAAATAGCGTATTTGCAACAGCAAAATTTATTAAAGAATAA
- a CDS encoding LytR/AlgR family response regulator transcription factor, with translation MDIVIIEDEDLAAASLENLLLKSTYSINIKKRLESVAQSIEWFKNNSCDLILSDIHLGDGESFEIFEALKINVPIIFTTAFDQYAIQSFQFFAIDYLLKPYDKHKLNAALEKYKNYSAAPVNNSNDLESLLSHFKKSKETKVVQERFLVSRGEKLISISADEIAYFMAENKSLFLYTIKGDSFLYDDTILNLDLKLSKKDFFKINRKFIVRHTAIKTIVKYSQNRLKIELEPSSKGNDFILISSKNVSPFKEWLNN, from the coding sequence ATGGATATTGTTATTATTGAAGATGAAGACTTAGCAGCAGCATCTTTAGAAAATTTACTATTAAAAAGTACGTATTCTATAAACATAAAAAAACGGTTAGAAAGTGTAGCGCAATCTATCGAATGGTTTAAGAACAATAGCTGCGATTTAATTTTAAGTGATATTCATTTAGGAGATGGAGAAAGTTTTGAGATTTTTGAAGCCTTAAAAATCAATGTTCCTATTATTTTTACCACAGCATTTGATCAATATGCCATTCAATCATTTCAGTTTTTTGCTATTGATTATTTATTAAAGCCATACGACAAACATAAATTAAATGCTGCGCTAGAAAAGTATAAAAATTACTCAGCAGCACCCGTAAATAATTCTAATGATTTAGAAAGTTTATTATCTCATTTTAAGAAATCTAAAGAAACCAAAGTAGTACAAGAGCGATTTTTAGTTTCTAGGGGAGAGAAATTAATATCTATAAGTGCAGATGAAATAGCCTATTTTATGGCAGAAAATAAGTCGCTTTTTTTATATACTATTAAAGGAGACAGTTTTTTGTATGATGATACCATTTTAAATTTAGATTTAAAACTATCGAAAAAAGATTTTTTTAAAATAAATAGAAAATTTATTGTTCGTCACACAGCTATAAAAACGATTGTAAAATACAGTCAGAATAGATTAAAAATAGAATTAGAACCGTCTTCTAAAGGCAACGATTTTATTTTAATTAGCTCAAAAAATGTGAGTCCTTTTAAAGAATGGTTAAATAATTAA